The following is a genomic window from Sphingomonas sinipercae.
CTGGCACCGCGAAGGAAGAGGCGGGGGACATGCGAGCGGCGAAACAGCAGGCGGCTGCCAAAATGAAGCGGGAAGCAGACGATCAGCCAGCCGAGCAACGCCGCAACGCGCGCGCCGGCAATCAGCGTCGAAGCCTTGCGAGTGCGATCAGCGGCTGCGGTTGAGGGAGACGCCGTAAAGCTCCATCCGATGGTCGACGAGGCGAAAGCCCAGCTTTTCGGCGATCTTTTTCTGAAGCGCCTCAAGCTCCTCATCGACGAACTCGACGACCTTGCCGGTTTCAACGTCGATCAGATGATCGTGGTGCTCGTCGGACACGGCCTCATAGCGTGCGCGGCCGTCGCCAAATTCGTGACGCGAAAGGATGCCCGCCTCTTCGAACAGGCGAACGGTGCGATAGACAGTGGCGATCGAAATCTTCGGGTCGACCGCTGCCGCGCGTTCATGCAGCGTTTCAACATCCGGGTGGTCTTCGGACTCCGAAAGGATTCGGGCGATGGTCCGCCGCTGCTCGGTAATGCGCAGCCCTTTTTCGGCGCATAGCGATTCGACGTCGATGATGGTGTGAGGCATCGGCTATCAAGTAAGAGCCCGCGAAGGCCGGGTAAAGGGAAGGGCGCATGAGAACGACCTTCCGTAAGATCACTTCGACTTCGCGGCCCCGCGCGTCCGGCGGCGCTTGGTGCCGAGTCCGATCGACTTGGCCAACGTCCGACGCTGTTCGGCATAATTGGGCGCGACCATCGGATAGTCGGCCGGAAGCCCCCATTTGCGGCGATATTCATCCGGGGTCAT
Proteins encoded in this region:
- a CDS encoding Fur family transcriptional regulator — translated: MPHTIIDVESLCAEKGLRITEQRRTIARILSESEDHPDVETLHERAAAVDPKISIATVYRTVRLFEEAGILSRHEFGDGRARYEAVSDEHHDHLIDVETGKVVEFVDEELEALQKKIAEKLGFRLVDHRMELYGVSLNRSR